The proteins below come from a single Trachemys scripta elegans isolate TJP31775 chromosome 16, CAS_Tse_1.0, whole genome shotgun sequence genomic window:
- the SMC1A gene encoding structural maintenance of chromosomes protein 1A, with amino-acid sequence MGPEGPMEGGGWGMRVAGSTPPFCPAPQDAQAEDEIKQEMNQLQQKLNEQQSVLQRIAAPNMKAMEKLESVRDKFQETSDEFEAARKRAKKAKQAFEQIKKERFDRFNACFESVATNIDEIYKALSRNSSAQAFLGPENPEEPYLDGINYNCVAPGKRFRPMDNLSGGEKTVAALALLFAIHSYKPAPFFVLDEIDAALDNTNIGKVANYIKEQSTCNFQAIVISLKEEFYTKAESLIGVYPEQGDCVISKVLTFDLTKYPDANPNPNEQ; translated from the exons ATGGGGCCGGAGGGGCCCATGGAGGGAGGTGGGTGGGGCATGAGAGTGGCTGGCTCCACCCCCCCTttctgccccgccccccaggacgCCCAGGCGGAAGACGAGATCAAGCAGGAGATGAACCAGCTGCAGCAGAAGCTGAATGAACAGCAGAGCGTCCTGCAGCGCATCGCCGCCCCCAACATGAAGGCCATGGAGAAGCTGGAGAGTGTCCGGGACAAGTTCCAGGAGACCTCCGATG AGTTTGAGGCCGCCCGGAAGCGCGCCAAGAAGGCCAAGCAGGCGTTTGAGCAGATCAAGAAGGAGCGATTTGACCGGTTCAACGCCTGCTTCGAGTCCGTGGCCACGAACATCGACGAGATCTACAAGGCTCTGTCGCGGAACAGCAGCGCCCAA GCGTTCCTGGGCCCGGAGAACCCCGAAGAGCCGTACCTGGATGGAATTAATTACAACTGTGTGGCCCCTGGCAAGCGGTTCCGGCCCATGGACAACCTGTCCGGAGGGGAGAAAACTGTAGCAGCCTTGGCCCTTCTGTTTGCTATCCACAG CTACAAACCTGCCCCCTTCTTCGTGCTGGACGAAATCGACGCTGCGCTGGACAACACCAATATCGGGAAG GTGGCCAACTACATCAAAGAGCAGTCCACCTGCAACTTCCAGGCCATTGTCATCTCGCTGAAGGAGGAATTCTACACCAAGGCCGAGAGCCTGATTGGGGTCTACCCTGAG CAAGGGGACTGCGTGATCAGCAAAGTGCTGACCTTTGACCTCACCAAGTACCCCGACGCCAACCCGAACCCCAACGAGCAATAA